One Streptomyces drozdowiczii DNA segment encodes these proteins:
- a CDS encoding ATP-binding cassette domain-containing protein, whose amino-acid sequence MPGAIYAEGLVKTFGDVTALGGVDLDVPEGTVLGLLGPNGAGKTTAVRVLTTLLRPDSGSAFVAGIDVLKHPNEVRRSIGLSGQFAAVDEYLTGRENLRMVGQLYQMSGRAAKARAGELLDRFNLADAADRPAKTYSGGMRRRLDLAAALVVSPPVMFMDEPTTGLDPRNRQQLWEVIEELVAGGTTLLLTTQYLEEADHLAHDICVIDHGRVIARGTSDQLKARIGGERVEVVVHDPEQIEPARTVLTRLGKGETAVLPNMRKLTVPVDGGAKLLAEVIRDLDAQGVEIDDIGLRRPTLDDVFISLTGHAAEQEKNEAGNPGTETEK is encoded by the coding sequence ATGCCAGGCGCCATCTACGCCGAAGGGCTCGTCAAGACCTTCGGTGACGTCACTGCACTCGGCGGCGTCGACCTCGACGTGCCGGAAGGCACCGTGCTCGGACTCCTCGGCCCCAACGGAGCCGGCAAGACGACCGCCGTCCGGGTCCTGACGACCCTGCTCAGGCCGGACAGCGGCAGCGCCTTCGTGGCGGGGATCGACGTCCTGAAACACCCCAACGAGGTGCGGCGCTCGATCGGGCTCTCCGGCCAGTTCGCCGCCGTCGACGAATATCTGACCGGCCGCGAGAACCTGCGCATGGTCGGCCAGCTCTACCAGATGAGCGGGCGCGCGGCGAAGGCCCGGGCGGGCGAGCTGCTCGACCGCTTCAACCTGGCCGACGCGGCGGACCGCCCCGCCAAGACGTACTCCGGAGGCATGCGCCGCCGCCTCGACCTGGCGGCGGCGCTCGTCGTGTCGCCGCCGGTCATGTTCATGGACGAGCCGACGACCGGGCTCGACCCGCGCAACCGCCAGCAGCTCTGGGAGGTCATCGAGGAGCTGGTCGCCGGCGGTACGACGCTGCTGCTGACCACGCAGTATCTGGAGGAGGCGGACCACCTCGCCCACGACATCTGCGTGATCGACCACGGACGCGTCATCGCCCGCGGCACCTCCGACCAGCTCAAGGCCCGCATCGGCGGCGAGCGCGTCGAGGTCGTCGTGCACGACCCCGAGCAGATCGAGCCCGCGCGCACCGTCCTCACCCGCCTCGGCAAGGGCGAGACCGCCGTCCTGCCGAACATGCGCAAGCTGACCGTCCCGGTCGACGGCGGCGCCAAGCTCCTCGCCGAGGTCATCCGCGACCTCGACGCCCAGGGCGTGGAGATCGACGACATCGGACTGCGCCGCCCCACCCTGGACGACGTGTTCATCTCCCTCACCGGCCACGCGGCCGAGCAGGAGAAGAACGAGGCCGGGAACCCCGGAACGGAGACGGAGAAATGA
- the greA gene encoding transcription elongation factor GreA, giving the protein MTQTSENVTWLTQEAYNQLKAELEYLSGPARTEIAVKIAAAREEGDLRENGGYHAAKEEQGKMELRVRQLTQLLEHAKVGEAPADDGVVEPGMVVTIAFDGDEDDTMTFLLASREYASADIETYSPQSPLGVGVNGKKTGDNADYELPNGKTATVKILSAKPYTG; this is encoded by the coding sequence GTGACCCAGACCAGCGAAAACGTCACCTGGCTCACGCAGGAGGCGTACAACCAGCTCAAGGCCGAGCTGGAGTACCTGTCTGGTCCCGCGCGCACGGAGATCGCCGTCAAGATCGCGGCGGCCCGTGAGGAGGGGGACCTGCGTGAGAACGGCGGGTACCACGCGGCCAAGGAGGAGCAGGGCAAGATGGAGCTCCGGGTGCGCCAGCTGACCCAGCTCCTCGAGCACGCGAAGGTCGGCGAGGCGCCGGCCGACGACGGCGTGGTCGAGCCCGGCATGGTCGTGACGATCGCCTTCGACGGCGACGAGGACGACACGATGACCTTCCTTCTGGCCTCCCGTGAGTACGCGAGCGCGGACATCGAGACGTACTCCCCGCAGTCGCCGCTCGGCGTGGGCGTCAACGGCAAGAAGACCGGCGACAACGCCGACTACGAGCTGCCGAACGGCAAGACCGCCACGGTGAAGATCCTCTCGGCGAAGCCGTACACCGGCTGA
- a CDS encoding DUF1059 domain-containing protein yields MTRKIADCRKYPSEMNCSLTIAGEEEEVVRAASEHAVSVHQHTDSPELREQVRATLEDEPA; encoded by the coding sequence ATGACCCGAAAAATCGCTGACTGCCGCAAGTATCCGAGCGAGATGAACTGCTCGCTGACGATCGCCGGCGAGGAGGAGGAAGTCGTGCGGGCCGCGAGCGAGCACGCCGTCTCCGTCCATCAGCACACCGACAGCCCCGAGCTGCGGGAGCAGGTCAGGGCGACGCTGGAGGACGAACCGGCCTGA
- a CDS encoding MarR family winged helix-turn-helix transcriptional regulator, whose translation MPPQDMTTASSPSGGAAPENPGPDHVLDTLQHQVAVFARRAEQTRLGGVGQVRNSMDRAAYLLLNRLDREGPMGVKALAAGMGIDSSTVTRQVAPLVDTGLVKRTSHPEDGRAVVLQLSPRGQARLDEVRDSRRELMSQVTDGWSEEERDTFCALLTRFNAALAARQTAHQTAHAN comes from the coding sequence ATGCCCCCTCAGGACATGACGACTGCCTCGTCTCCATCCGGGGGCGCCGCCCCGGAAAACCCGGGTCCCGACCACGTTCTCGACACCCTTCAGCATCAGGTGGCCGTATTCGCCCGCCGGGCCGAGCAGACCCGTCTCGGCGGGGTGGGCCAGGTGCGCAACTCCATGGACCGGGCGGCCTATCTGCTGCTGAACCGGCTGGACCGGGAAGGTCCGATGGGCGTCAAGGCGCTGGCCGCCGGGATGGGGATCGACTCGTCCACGGTGACCCGGCAGGTCGCGCCGCTGGTGGACACCGGCCTGGTGAAGCGGACCTCGCACCCGGAGGACGGCCGGGCGGTGGTGCTCCAGCTGTCGCCGCGCGGCCAGGCCCGGCTGGACGAGGTCCGGGACTCGCGGCGGGAGTTGATGTCGCAGGTGACGGACGGCTGGAGCGAGGAGGAGCGGGACACGTTCTGCGCGCTGCTCACCCGGTTCAACGCGGCGCTGGCGGCCCGGCAGACGGCGCACCAGACCGCCCACGCGAACTGA
- the ilvA gene encoding threonine ammonia-lyase: MNFPSSGSFPSVILDDVRGAQKMLSGVAKVTPLEGSRHLSGLVGAPVLFKCENLQRTGSFKLRGAYVRISGLTPVERAAGVVAASAGNHAQGVALASALLGVRSTVFMPVGAPLPKVAATREYGARVRLHGTVVDETLAAAQEYARETGAVFIHPFDHADIIAGQGTVGLEILEQCPEVRTIVVGMGGGGLAAGIAVAVKAVRPDVRIVGVQAAGAACYPPSLAADRPVSIDTLQTMADGIKVGRPGDVPFALVRDLVDEVRTVSEDELSSALLLCLERAKMVVEPAGASPVAALLGDPKSFHGPVVALLSGGNVDPLLMQRILTHGMAAAGRYLSLRLRLTDRPGALAAMLGVLSVADANVLDVSHARTDPRLGLTEAEVELHLETKGPEHCDDVKAALRDAGYLVMG; the protein is encoded by the coding sequence ATGAACTTCCCGTCGTCCGGCAGCTTTCCCTCCGTGATCCTCGATGACGTACGGGGGGCGCAGAAGATGCTCTCCGGGGTTGCCAAGGTCACCCCGCTCGAAGGCAGCCGCCATCTCTCGGGCCTCGTGGGCGCGCCCGTCCTCTTCAAGTGCGAGAACCTCCAGCGGACCGGCTCGTTCAAACTGCGGGGCGCCTACGTACGCATCTCGGGGCTCACCCCGGTCGAACGCGCCGCAGGGGTCGTGGCCGCGAGCGCCGGGAACCATGCGCAGGGTGTCGCCCTCGCGTCTGCGCTCCTCGGCGTACGCTCCACGGTCTTCATGCCGGTCGGCGCACCGCTGCCGAAGGTCGCCGCCACCCGCGAGTACGGGGCCCGGGTGCGGCTGCACGGCACCGTCGTGGACGAGACCCTGGCCGCCGCGCAGGAGTACGCACGCGAGACCGGCGCGGTGTTCATCCACCCCTTCGACCACGCCGACATCATCGCCGGGCAGGGCACGGTCGGCCTGGAGATCCTGGAGCAGTGCCCCGAGGTCCGGACGATCGTGGTCGGCATGGGCGGCGGCGGCCTCGCGGCCGGCATCGCGGTCGCGGTCAAGGCCGTCCGGCCCGACGTGCGCATCGTGGGCGTGCAGGCGGCCGGTGCCGCGTGCTACCCGCCGTCCCTCGCGGCCGACCGTCCCGTCTCCATCGACACGCTCCAGACCATGGCGGACGGCATCAAGGTCGGACGCCCCGGCGATGTGCCGTTCGCCCTGGTCAGGGACCTGGTGGACGAGGTGCGTACGGTCTCCGAGGACGAGCTGTCCAGCGCCCTGCTGCTCTGCCTGGAGCGGGCCAAGATGGTGGTCGAACCGGCCGGGGCGAGCCCGGTGGCCGCCCTGCTCGGCGACCCCAAGTCGTTCCACGGGCCCGTCGTCGCGCTGCTCTCCGGCGGCAATGTGGACCCGCTGCTGATGCAGCGCATCCTCACCCACGGCATGGCGGCGGCCGGGCGCTACCTCAGCCTGCGGCTGCGGCTCACCGACCGGCCCGGCGCGCTGGCCGCCATGCTCGGCGTCCTCTCGGTCGCGGACGCCAACGTGCTGGACGTCAGCCACGCCCGTACGGACCCCCGGCTCGGCCTCACCGAGGCGGAGGTGGAGCTGCACCTGGAGACCAAGGGGCCGGAGCACTGCGACGACGTGAAGGCGGCGCTGCGGGACGCGGGCTATTTGGTGATGGGCTGA
- a CDS encoding ABC transporter permease, with amino-acid sequence MGQSVRDSLVIGKRNLIRMTRIPEMILFGIIQPVMFVVLFTYVFGGSIAIPGAGVSAGAYKEFLMAGIFAQTVTFATAGAGAGIAEDMHKGLIDRFRSLPMARGAVLTGRTLADLVQTAVTLVVLAGVALLVGWRTHENIGKVLGGFGLLLLLGYAFTWIGALIGLTVRTPEAATSGGLIWLFPLTFISNAFVPVNGMPTFLQYVAEWNPFSATVAAARELFGNTIEGVPKSVTGAWPMEHPVWASLIWSVLIIVVFRTLAVRKYRSVSH; translated from the coding sequence ATCGGCCAGTCGGTCCGCGACTCGCTGGTCATCGGCAAGCGCAACCTCATCCGCATGACCCGCATCCCCGAGATGATCCTGTTCGGGATCATCCAGCCGGTCATGTTCGTGGTGCTCTTCACGTACGTGTTCGGCGGCTCGATCGCGATTCCGGGCGCGGGCGTCAGCGCCGGCGCGTACAAGGAATTCCTGATGGCCGGCATCTTCGCGCAGACCGTGACCTTCGCCACCGCGGGCGCCGGCGCGGGCATCGCGGAGGACATGCACAAGGGCCTCATCGACCGGTTCAGGTCGCTGCCGATGGCCCGGGGCGCGGTGCTGACCGGGCGGACGCTGGCCGACCTGGTGCAGACCGCCGTCACGCTCGTCGTCCTCGCGGGCGTCGCCCTGCTCGTCGGCTGGCGCACCCACGAGAACATCGGCAAGGTCCTCGGCGGCTTCGGGCTGCTGCTGCTCCTCGGCTACGCCTTCACCTGGATCGGGGCGCTGATCGGCCTCACCGTCCGCACCCCGGAGGCGGCCACCTCCGGCGGCCTGATCTGGCTCTTCCCGCTGACGTTCATCTCGAACGCCTTCGTGCCGGTCAACGGCATGCCGACCTTTCTGCAGTACGTCGCCGAGTGGAACCCGTTCAGTGCGACGGTGGCGGCGGCCCGCGAACTGTTCGGCAACACCATCGAGGGCGTCCCGAAGTCGGTGACCGGCGCCTGGCCGATGGAGCACCCCGTCTGGGCCTCGCTGATCTGGTCCGTGCTGATCATCGTGGTCTTCCGGACCCTGGCCGTGCGCAAGTACCGCTCGGTCTCCCACTGA
- a CDS encoding DUF4307 domain-containing protein yields MTAVREALPENRYGRSADRRADRKLKIIGSVLGVALLGVVGWIGYDYVGGKGLSAEMIKFKVTADDRVEVHLEVRKGRDDKGYCTLRSLSENGTEVARKDFRFDDDSGRIDKILTLRTTSRATAVELLGCTEDGGASS; encoded by the coding sequence ATGACGGCGGTGCGCGAGGCGCTTCCCGAGAACCGCTACGGCCGCTCCGCGGACCGGCGCGCGGACCGCAAGCTCAAGATCATCGGCTCGGTGCTGGGCGTCGCCCTGCTCGGCGTGGTCGGCTGGATCGGCTACGACTACGTGGGCGGCAAGGGCCTCAGCGCCGAGATGATCAAGTTCAAGGTCACCGCGGACGACCGCGTCGAGGTGCACCTGGAGGTCCGCAAGGGCCGCGACGACAAGGGCTACTGCACCCTCCGCTCGCTCAGCGAGAACGGCACGGAGGTCGCCCGCAAGGACTTCCGTTTCGACGACGACAGCGGCCGGATCGACAAGATCCTGACCCTGCGGACGACCTCCCGGGCGACCGCGGTCGAGCTACTGGGCTGCACGGAGGACGGCGGGGCGTCGAGTTGA